The Mycobacteriales bacterium genome contains the following window.
ACGGGCGGCAGCGCGTCGACGGCGACGATGCCGGCGTGTACGGCGTCTTCGAGGTCGTGCGCTGTGTAGGCGCACCGGTCGGCCCAGCTGACCACCGCACCCTCCGGCGTCGCCGGCGGCGGCCGCGACCACGAGTGGTTACGGATGCCGTCGAGGGTCTGCGCGCACAGGTTGAGCGGCTCGAGAACGACCGCGCCCCAGACCGCGTGGTCGTAACCCTCATCGAGGAAGAGGTCGAACGCCTCCTCGCTGGCATGCCCGCCCGGGCCGTGCCCGCAGTCGTGTCCGAGCGCGATGGCTTCGGTCAGCTCGACGTTGAGGCCGGTCGCCCGGGCGACGCTGGTCGCGACCTGGGTGACCTCCAGCGCGTGCGTGAGCCGGGTCCGCTGATGATCGGCCGGGTAGACGAAGACCTGGGTCTTGCCCGCCAGCCGGCGGAACGCCGTGGAGTGCAGGATCCGGTCGCGGTCGCGTTCGAAGCAGGTGCGGTCCGGGTCGGGCTGCTCGGCGCGGGCCCGGTCACCGGCTCCCACGGCGCTGGTGGCGCCGGGCGCGAGCAGCCGGCCGGCGAGGGTCTCCCGCTCCTCGCGCCGCAGCCGGGGACGTGGATCGAGATCCGGTCCCGGCTCGCGATGCGCGACCACGATGCCGTCCGGGCGGGCGGTGCCGGTCATCGTGGCCGCCCATGCCTCGGAGCGGTCGGAGCGCTCAAGGTCGTCGTCGGAGTGGTGCACGCCCCGATTCTGCTCCCGCCCGCCGACACCCCCGTGATCAAGAGCGGATTTCGGCACGAAACGCCGTACGAATCCCCTCTTGATCACCGTGGGGGCGGGAGGTGACGGCGCGCGGCGGGTGGGCGAGACTGCCGGGATGGACGACTTCGACGCACCGCGGCTCGCCGACCTCCGGCAGCGGCGCAGTGCCAAGTGGCGGGAGTACGGCGACGCCCTTCCGGTCTGGATCGCCGAGAGCGACGTCCCGCTGGCCGAGCCGGTCGCGCGCGTGCTGCACGAGGCGGTCGACCGCGGTGACACCGGCTATGCGCACCCCGACGAACTCCGCGAGACGGTCGTCGGCTGGATCGGCCGGGTCTACGGCTGGCGGATCGCGACCGACGACGTCCTCGTCCTGCCGGACGTGATGACCGGCGTCGCGGAGGTGCTGCGGGTCGTCACCGGGCCGGGCGACGGGGTGGTCATCAACACACCGGTCTACCCGCCGTTCGCGGCCACCGTGGCGCAGGTGGGCCGGCGGGTGGTCGAGGTACCGCTGCTCTCCGACCCGGGCGGCTGGTCGCTCGACGTCGACGGCCTGGAGCGGGCCTTCGCCGGCGGCGCCCGCGCCTATCTGCTGTGCAGCCCGCACAACCCGGTCGGTGCGGTGTGGCCGGCCGACGTTCTCGCCGCTGTCGCCCGCCTTGCCGCGCGGTACGACGTCACGGTCCTCGCCGACGAGATCCACGCGCCGCTGACGCTGCCCGGGGCCGACCACACGCCGTACCCGCTGGTGAGCTCCGAAGCCGCCGATCAGTCGGTGCTGCTGACCTCGGCGTCCAAGGCGTGGAACCTGGCCGGTCTGAAGTGCGCGGTGGCCGTCGCCGGGTCGCCGCGGATGCGGGCCGCGCTCGACCGCACCGACCCGCATCTCCGGTGGGGCGTGGGACACCTGGGTGCGCTCGCGATGATCGCGGCGCTGCGCGACGGCTCGGACTGGCTCGATGGACTGCTCGCCCACCTCGACCGCAACCGGGCGCTGCTCGGCAAGTTGCTGGCCGAACACCTGCCCGGCGTCGGCTACCAGCCGCCGCAGGCGTCGTACCTCACCTGGCTCGACTGCCGCGCCCTCGACCTCGGCCCCGACCCGGCGGCAGCGTTCCTGCGGTCCGGCGTCGCACTGAGCTCCGGACCCGACTTCGGTCCGCCCGGCGAG
Protein-coding sequences here:
- a CDS encoding HD domain-containing protein; this translates as MHHSDDDLERSDRSEAWAATMTGTARPDGIVVAHREPGPDLDPRPRLRREERETLAGRLLAPGATSAVGAGDRARAEQPDPDRTCFERDRDRILHSTAFRRLAGKTQVFVYPADHQRTRLTHALEVTQVATSVARATGLNVELTEAIALGHDCGHGPGGHASEEAFDLFLDEGYDHAVWGAVVLEPLNLCAQTLDGIRNHSWSRPPPATPEGAVVSWADRCAYTAHDLEDAVHAGIVAVDALPPVVREVCGDTQGRQLAVFVGALVDCIADDGVVGMRAEPAAALAALREFNYRRIYTRPESVAQGRAVVAVLRALVEYYADRPHALPEPVAADPGSHDAVRAAVGYVAGMTDRYAFQTALAVLDWDEDKLPRGIDVPVRRG
- a CDS encoding aminotransferase class I/II-fold pyridoxal phosphate-dependent enzyme, with the protein product MDDFDAPRLADLRQRRSAKWREYGDALPVWIAESDVPLAEPVARVLHEAVDRGDTGYAHPDELRETVVGWIGRVYGWRIATDDVLVLPDVMTGVAEVLRVVTGPGDGVVINTPVYPPFAATVAQVGRRVVEVPLLSDPGGWSLDVDGLERAFAGGARAYLLCSPHNPVGAVWPADVLAAVARLAARYDVTVLADEIHAPLTLPGADHTPYPLVSSEAADQSVLLTSASKAWNLAGLKCAVAVAGSPRMRAALDRTDPHLRWGVGHLGALAMIAALRDGSDWLDGLLAHLDRNRALLGKLLAEHLPGVGYQPPQASYLTWLDCRALDLGPDPAAAFLRSGVALSSGPDFGPPGEGFARLNIATTEALVEEAVRRMARAVGP